The following proteins are encoded in a genomic region of Mahella australiensis 50-1 BON:
- a CDS encoding uridine kinase family protein: MQNYTENEARIYARTLSLILAKAVADIMPGCRLVVEHSLGNGQYCEIHGVKHISPSEIAQLKKHMTELVEANQPIIQEIIPRQQAIALFENIGKQETAHILRYRQVDKVSVYHLGNLIDYFYEPLFTSTGQANVFDLLPYPPGLILLYPKAGQPDKLPEFTDLPKLAAIFKEAEEWARILGIGYVSSLNDVIDKGDTSELILISEALHEKRTVDIADVISKNKTQIRLISIAGPSSSGKTSFASRLYIQLRVNGIKPLRISLDNYFLPREFTPVDENGQPDLESLEALDLGLFNDQLKALIEEDEVSLPVFNFKTGLRQYMPPIRLEPDQPIIIEGIHGLNERLTQAIHKDRKFKIYISALTQLNIDEHNRVPTTYARLLRRMIRDHQFRGADASRTLQIWPSVRAGEERNIFPYQEEADVMFNSSLAYEIPLLKRYVEPLLKEIGTDDPQYSRAVQLLDLLSHFIPVPADKEVNIPPNSLIREFTGHSCFFGKN, translated from the coding sequence ATGCAAAATTATACCGAGAACGAAGCGCGGATTTATGCGCGCACATTGTCTTTGATACTGGCCAAAGCTGTAGCCGATATCATGCCCGGATGCAGGCTTGTAGTTGAGCATTCGTTGGGCAACGGTCAGTATTGCGAAATACACGGCGTAAAGCACATAAGTCCAAGCGAGATAGCGCAGCTTAAAAAGCACATGACAGAGCTTGTAGAAGCAAATCAGCCTATAATACAAGAGATAATCCCCCGTCAACAGGCTATAGCGCTTTTTGAGAATATAGGCAAGCAGGAAACCGCTCATATATTGCGTTACCGACAGGTTGATAAGGTAAGCGTATATCATCTGGGTAATCTTATAGATTATTTCTACGAACCGCTTTTTACTTCCACAGGTCAGGCAAATGTATTCGATCTCTTACCATATCCTCCTGGGCTCATACTACTGTACCCCAAAGCCGGGCAGCCAGATAAACTTCCGGAATTTACAGATTTGCCAAAGCTCGCGGCAATATTCAAGGAAGCCGAGGAATGGGCCCGGATATTGGGTATAGGCTATGTTTCGTCGTTAAACGATGTTATAGACAAAGGCGATACATCTGAGCTCATACTGATTTCCGAAGCGCTGCATGAAAAACGCACAGTCGACATAGCTGACGTCATATCGAAAAACAAGACGCAGATACGGTTGATATCCATCGCAGGCCCATCATCGTCCGGTAAGACGTCATTCGCCAGCCGCCTTTATATACAACTGCGCGTAAATGGTATAAAACCATTGCGCATATCGCTGGACAATTACTTTCTACCGCGTGAGTTTACCCCTGTGGACGAAAACGGACAGCCAGACCTCGAATCCTTAGAGGCCCTGGACCTAGGACTGTTTAACGACCAGTTAAAAGCCCTTATAGAAGAAGATGAGGTAAGCCTGCCGGTATTTAACTTTAAGACGGGGCTGCGCCAATATATGCCGCCCATAAGGTTGGAACCGGACCAGCCCATAATCATAGAAGGTATCCACGGTCTGAACGAGCGGCTCACGCAAGCTATTCACAAAGACAGAAAATTCAAGATATATATAAGCGCTTTGACACAGCTCAACATAGACGAACATAATCGTGTGCCTACCACCTATGCGCGGTTGCTCAGGCGTATGATAAGGGATCATCAATTCCGGGGAGCGGACGCCTCCCGTACGCTTCAAATATGGCCGTCGGTACGAGCCGGCGAAGAAAGGAATATCTTCCCCTATCAGGAAGAGGCCGATGTCATGTTTAACTCATCCCTCGCATACGAGATACCGTTACTCAAGCGATACGTCGAACCTCTTCTAAAAGAAATAGGTACGGATGACCCGCAGTATTCAAGAGCCGTCCAGTTGCTGGATTTGCTGTCGCATTTTATACCCGTGCCTGCCGATAAAGAAGTTAATATACCGCCCAATTCGCTTATAAGGGAATTCACCGGACATAGTTGCTTTTTCGGAAAAAATTAA
- the xylF gene encoding D-xylose ABC transporter substrate-binding protein, with protein sequence MRNFKRVLALVAVLVLLVGVMAGCNGSNQPASSSNNTSTNDDSDNSSNSSQKVRIGLSLATLQEERWQRDRDAFKKKAESLGAEILIQSANGDENLQNNQVENLLSQDLDLLVIIPQNADSAAALVEDAHKAGVKVISYDRMIMNTDVDLYISFDNEKVGELQGKFLTDLVPKGVYYIFSGSPTDNNAKYFKAGAMKYIQPLADKGDIKIAYDQAIEGWKPDQAMKLMENALTANNNKVDAVLAPNDGTAGGIIQALAAQGLAGKVPVTGQDADLAAVKRIIEGTQSMTVFKDARKEAEKAAELAVQMAQGKEVSELTDVNSKVNNGKIDVPSVLLTPVTITKDNIDKELIESGWFTKEQVYGSN encoded by the coding sequence ATGCGTAATTTTAAAAGAGTATTGGCATTAGTGGCAGTGCTTGTATTGCTTGTAGGGGTTATGGCAGGGTGTAATGGTTCAAATCAGCCTGCATCTTCGTCAAATAATACAAGCACAAATGATGATAGTGATAATAGCAGTAATAGTTCCCAAAAAGTAAGGATAGGTCTTTCGTTGGCTACTTTACAGGAAGAAAGATGGCAGAGGGATAGAGATGCTTTCAAGAAAAAAGCTGAATCGCTTGGAGCGGAGATATTGATACAATCGGCCAATGGTGATGAAAATCTTCAAAACAATCAAGTGGAAAACCTTCTGAGTCAAGATCTAGACCTTTTAGTAATAATTCCCCAGAATGCCGATTCGGCTGCAGCACTTGTGGAAGATGCCCATAAAGCTGGGGTGAAGGTCATATCCTATGATAGAATGATAATGAACACAGATGTAGATCTTTATATATCATTTGACAATGAAAAAGTTGGCGAGCTGCAAGGTAAATTCTTAACTGACTTAGTGCCGAAGGGCGTATATTATATATTTTCTGGTTCGCCTACTGATAACAATGCCAAATATTTCAAAGCCGGTGCTATGAAGTATATACAGCCTCTGGCCGATAAAGGTGATATAAAGATAGCATATGATCAGGCTATAGAAGGCTGGAAACCTGATCAAGCTATGAAATTAATGGAAAATGCACTTACGGCCAATAACAATAAAGTTGACGCGGTGTTAGCTCCTAATGATGGTACCGCCGGTGGCATAATACAGGCTCTCGCAGCGCAAGGATTAGCAGGTAAAGTACCGGTAACAGGGCAGGACGCTGATTTAGCTGCTGTAAAGAGAATAATAGAAGGCACACAGTCGATGACGGTGTTTAAGGATGCAAGAAAAGAAGCTGAGAAAGCTGCGGAGCTAGCTGTGCAAATGGCTCAAGGGAAAGAAGTCAGTGAATTAACCGATGTAAATAGTAAGGTTAATAATGGTAAAATAGATGTACCTTCGGTGTTATTGACACCTGTTACTATAACGAAGGACAACATAGACAAAGAATTGATAGAGAGCGGATGGTTTACCAAAGAGCAGGTTTATGGTTCTAATTAA
- a CDS encoding sugar ABC transporter permease encodes MADKSKRINIDVRSYTMILALVAIWIIFTALTGGGFLTPRNLSNLIRQMSITAILAVGMVLVMVAGHIDLSVGSVAGFTGALAAIMQVNYGWSTPTTIIVTLGVGLLIGLWQGFWIAYQGVPAFITTLSSMLVFRGAILLVTKGVTISPLSDSFKLVGQGYISPSISIILGIVGGILYLVFEMRSRQAKIKYGIDVSGWNIEIMRIIGVLLLISLFVGIMISYEGIPVPVLIVLGLVIIMTFIANNTTFGRYVYAIGGNREAAAYSGVNIKKTNMTIFLIMGILSALAGIVLTSRLNAATTSAGTGFEMDAIASAIIGGTSTLGGVGTVPGAIIGALVMASIDNGMSLMNIDYSILTIVKGLVLVLAVWMDVSTKKRTL; translated from the coding sequence ATGGCAGATAAATCAAAGCGTATTAATATAGATGTAAGGTCGTATACGATGATCCTGGCATTGGTAGCTATATGGATCATATTTACCGCATTGACCGGCGGTGGTTTTCTGACACCGCGAAATTTATCCAACTTAATAAGGCAAATGTCCATCACGGCTATATTGGCAGTTGGCATGGTGCTGGTTATGGTGGCCGGCCATATAGACTTGTCTGTTGGTTCGGTGGCCGGCTTTACCGGGGCATTGGCAGCCATAATGCAAGTCAATTACGGATGGAGTACGCCCACGACTATAATAGTGACATTGGGCGTTGGTCTTTTAATAGGTTTATGGCAAGGATTTTGGATAGCGTATCAAGGCGTACCGGCTTTTATAACTACACTGAGCTCCATGCTGGTCTTTAGAGGAGCTATATTGCTGGTTACCAAGGGTGTAACCATTTCACCTTTGAGCGACAGCTTTAAACTTGTAGGCCAAGGATATATATCGCCATCTATAAGCATAATACTCGGCATAGTAGGCGGTATACTATATCTTGTTTTTGAGATGAGAAGCCGTCAGGCCAAGATAAAGTACGGTATAGATGTGTCGGGCTGGAATATAGAAATAATGAGGATTATAGGTGTTTTGCTCCTTATATCGCTGTTTGTGGGCATTATGATATCATACGAAGGCATACCTGTACCAGTTTTGATAGTGCTTGGTTTGGTCATTATAATGACATTTATAGCCAACAATACCACCTTTGGCAGATATGTGTATGCTATCGGAGGTAATAGAGAAGCCGCGGCTTACAGCGGCGTCAATATAAAGAAGACGAACATGACAATATTCCTCATCATGGGTATTCTCTCGGCATTGGCAGGAATAGTGCTGACATCCAGGTTAAATGCGGCTACCACGAGCGCCGGTACCGGATTTGAGATGGATGCCATAGCATCGGCTATAATAGGCGGTACCAGTACGCTGGGCGGTGTAGGTACGGTACCCGGTGCCATAATAGGCGCCCTTGTAATGGCGTCTATAGATAATGGCATGAGCTTGATGAATATAGATTATTCTATACTGACCATCGTAAAAGGTCTGGTACTCGTACTGGCCGTATGGATGGATGTTTCCACCAAGAAACGTACCTTATAA
- a CDS encoding xylose ABC transporter ATP-binding protein encodes MSDEYVIEMRNIIKDFPGVRALNNVTFKVKKGEIHALCGENGAGKSTLMKILSGVYPYGTYEGDIVIDGEVKRFNNTRDSENAGIAIIYQELTLVKYMTVGENIYLGNEPIKNGVIDWNKVYADAAKLLKELHININPHTKVMNLGVGMQQMVEIAKALSKNAKILILDEPTSALTEAETELLFKILLDLKQRGVTCIYISHKLDEIFHMADTVTVLRDGSTVCTDCVADMTEDKIIAAMVGRELTEQFPRVEHTAKDVVMEIRNYTVYDPDIPDKKLIDNVSFEIRRGEILGLSGLMGAGRTELVSSIFGGFNARREGEVYINGKKVDIKSPIDAINNGIAYLSEDRKRYGLVLLMDIAENIALPNYGKISRFSIIDNNKKIKYANSYVKELNIKTPSIAQKAANLSGGNQQKVVIAKWLMSQPKVLILDEPTRGIDVGAKHEIYNIMNKLVDQGVAIVMISSELPEILGMSDRILVMHEGKFTGEFNYKEADQEIIMRAATGGK; translated from the coding sequence ATGAGCGATGAATATGTAATAGAGATGAGAAATATAATAAAGGATTTTCCCGGCGTCCGAGCTTTAAACAATGTCACTTTTAAGGTGAAAAAAGGGGAAATACATGCGCTGTGTGGAGAAAACGGTGCCGGCAAATCAACGCTTATGAAAATATTGAGCGGCGTTTATCCGTATGGGACTTATGAAGGCGATATAGTGATAGACGGCGAAGTAAAGAGGTTCAATAATACAAGAGACAGTGAAAATGCTGGTATAGCCATAATATATCAGGAGCTTACGCTGGTAAAATATATGACGGTAGGCGAGAACATATACCTCGGCAACGAACCAATAAAAAACGGTGTTATAGACTGGAATAAGGTATATGCCGATGCCGCAAAGCTTCTTAAAGAGTTGCACATAAATATAAATCCTCATACCAAGGTTATGAATCTGGGCGTGGGCATGCAGCAGATGGTGGAAATAGCTAAGGCACTATCTAAGAATGCCAAGATATTGATCTTGGATGAACCGACATCGGCACTTACCGAAGCCGAAACCGAATTGCTCTTTAAGATACTTCTGGATTTAAAACAAAGAGGAGTTACGTGTATATATATATCGCATAAGCTGGACGAAATATTTCACATGGCGGATACCGTTACCGTGCTTCGCGACGGTTCCACCGTATGTACTGACTGCGTGGCCGATATGACAGAGGATAAGATAATAGCAGCTATGGTCGGGCGCGAGCTTACGGAGCAATTCCCGCGTGTGGAGCACACGGCTAAAGATGTGGTTATGGAGATAAGGAATTATACAGTTTACGACCCGGATATACCCGATAAAAAGCTCATCGACAACGTCAGTTTTGAGATAAGAAGGGGAGAAATACTAGGTTTATCAGGCCTTATGGGTGCAGGGCGTACTGAGTTGGTTTCCAGTATATTTGGGGGTTTCAACGCCCGAAGAGAAGGCGAGGTATATATAAACGGGAAGAAAGTAGATATAAAGAGTCCTATAGATGCTATAAACAACGGCATAGCTTACCTTTCGGAAGATAGGAAACGCTACGGACTGGTCCTGCTTATGGATATAGCCGAGAACATAGCGTTGCCGAATTACGGCAAAATATCTCGTTTTTCTATTATAGACAATAACAAGAAGATTAAATATGCAAACTCGTATGTAAAAGAATTAAATATAAAAACTCCGTCTATAGCGCAGAAAGCAGCTAATTTAAGCGGAGGCAATCAGCAGAAGGTAGTAATAGCCAAGTGGCTTATGTCCCAGCCTAAGGTCTTGATATTGGATGAACCCACGCGAGGTATAGATGTAGGCGCTAAACATGAAATATACAACATTATGAATAAGCTTGTTGATCAAGGCGTCGCTATAGTAATGATTTCATCCGAATTGCCTGAAATATTGGGTATGAGTGACAGGATACTGGTGATGCATGAAGGCAAGTTTACTGGCGAGTTTAATTATAAAGAAGCAGATCAAGAAATAATAATGCGAGCTGCAACGGGAGGGAAATAA
- a CDS encoding sugar ABC transporter substrate-binding protein gives MRNFKRVLALLTVFILLVGVMAGCASNQPASSSNDANTNVSNGSNDNKSDKVKIGLSLPTLREERYPRDREAFTQKAELLGAEVLVQAANNDENLQSNQVENLLTQGIDVLVLDPQNADSAASLVDEAHKAGVKVISYDRLIKNTDVDLYISFDNEKVGELQGEFLTNLVPKGIYYVFAGAPTDNNATLFKQGAMKYIQPLADKGDIKIAYNQAIKDWQPEEAMKLMENALTANDNEVDAVLAPNDGTAGGIIQALAAQGLAGKVPVTGQDAELAAIKRIVAGTQSMTIFKDVRAEAEKAAELAVQMAQGKEVSELADVNGKTDNGKIEVPSVLLTPVVITKDNLDKELIESGWFTKEQVYGSN, from the coding sequence ATGCGTAATTTTAAAAGAGTATTGGCATTGCTGACGGTATTTATCCTGCTTGTGGGAGTAATGGCAGGGTGTGCTTCTAATCAGCCTGCGTCTTCATCAAACGATGCAAATACCAATGTTAGCAATGGGTCAAATGACAACAAATCGGATAAAGTTAAAATAGGGCTTTCTTTGCCAACACTTAGAGAGGAAAGATATCCGAGAGATCGAGAGGCATTTACCCAAAAAGCAGAGTTATTAGGGGCAGAGGTATTGGTACAGGCTGCCAATAACGATGAAAATCTTCAAAGCAATCAGGTGGAAAATCTTCTTACTCAAGGCATAGATGTTCTGGTATTGGATCCACAAAATGCTGACTCAGCCGCATCATTGGTGGACGAGGCGCATAAAGCCGGTGTGAAGGTTATATCCTATGATAGGTTGATAAAGAACACGGATGTGGATCTTTATATATCATTCGATAATGAAAAAGTTGGTGAGTTGCAGGGAGAGTTCTTAACCAATCTTGTGCCAAAGGGTATATATTATGTATTTGCAGGTGCCCCTACCGATAACAATGCGACGCTTTTCAAACAGGGAGCTATGAAGTATATACAACCTCTGGCCGATAAAGGCGATATAAAGATAGCGTATAACCAGGCTATAAAGGATTGGCAGCCCGAGGAGGCTATGAAGCTGATGGAGAATGCGCTTACAGCCAACGACAATGAAGTTGATGCGGTGTTGGCCCCGAATGACGGTACCGCCGGTGGCATAATACAGGCTCTCGCGGCGCAAGGATTAGCAGGCAAAGTACCGGTGACAGGGCAAGATGCCGAGTTAGCAGCTATAAAAAGAATAGTTGCAGGGACACAATCGATGACCATCTTCAAAGATGTGAGGGCCGAGGCTGAGAAAGCTGCTGAATTGGCCGTGCAAATGGCACAGGGCAAAGAAGTCAGTGAATTAGCCGATGTAAATGGGAAAACCGACAATGGCAAGATAGAGGTACCATCGGTGCTGTTGACGCCTGTAGTTATAACGAAAGATAATTTGGACAAAGAATTGATAGAGAGCGGATGGTTTACCAAAGAGCAGGTTTATGGCTCTAATTAG
- a CDS encoding sugar ABC transporter substrate-binding protein: MNVKIRRYITAILSAILIALIILLVIDTKELKSLSDSRGREPEGNNNAIKIGLSMGTLKEDRWLRDRDIFVARAKALGADVIVQNANNNDEDQAEQVRYLLSRGIDVLVIVPNNRVKSADAVEAAKKAGVKVIAYDRLVLKSNVDLYISFDSQEVGRLMAQALVDKVPYGNYLIINGGISDNNSSLIKKGYDGVLEPFVRAGKINIIAEEWAEDWMSEYAFNTTEKWLKKGTKIDAILAANDMLAAGAIRALSEYKLSGDVIVTGQDAEATACQRIVDGTQFMTVYKPVDRLAEAASDMAVKMAKGESISVPGTIYDGKYDVPCYMLKPIAVDIDNLDDTVIKDGFHNYDEIYGR; this comes from the coding sequence ATGAACGTTAAAATCCGGCGTTATATTACGGCTATACTGTCGGCGATATTGATCGCGCTTATAATATTGCTTGTTATAGATACGAAAGAACTTAAAAGCTTGTCGGACTCAAGGGGCAGAGAACCTGAGGGAAATAATAACGCCATAAAGATAGGGCTTTCTATGGGTACCTTAAAAGAAGACAGATGGCTGCGCGACAGGGATATCTTTGTAGCGAGGGCAAAGGCTCTCGGGGCCGATGTTATCGTCCAAAATGCCAACAACAACGATGAAGACCAGGCGGAGCAGGTACGCTATTTGCTGAGTCGTGGTATAGATGTACTGGTAATAGTGCCGAATAACCGGGTGAAATCGGCTGATGCGGTGGAGGCAGCCAAAAAAGCAGGCGTTAAGGTTATAGCGTATGACCGGTTAGTATTGAAATCGAATGTTGATCTATATATATCCTTCGACAGCCAAGAAGTAGGCAGGCTTATGGCGCAAGCGCTCGTGGACAAGGTGCCATATGGCAATTATTTGATTATAAACGGCGGTATATCAGATAATAATTCTAGCTTAATAAAGAAGGGCTATGATGGTGTATTGGAGCCGTTTGTAAGAGCGGGGAAAATAAATATAATAGCTGAGGAATGGGCTGAGGACTGGATGTCTGAATATGCCTTTAATACAACGGAAAAATGGCTTAAAAAGGGAACTAAGATAGATGCTATACTGGCAGCTAATGATATGCTAGCTGCAGGTGCTATAAGAGCGTTGTCTGAATATAAACTCAGCGGCGATGTCATAGTGACAGGACAAGATGCTGAAGCAACAGCCTGCCAAAGAATAGTTGATGGAACCCAATTTATGACAGTATATAAGCCTGTTGATAGGCTTGCTGAAGCTGCGTCTGATATGGCTGTGAAGATGGCTAAGGGCGAAAGTATAAGCGTGCCAGGTACTATTTATGATGGTAAATATGATGTGCCTTGTTATATGCTGAAGCCTATCGCTGTCGATATAGATAACCTCGATGACACCGTTATAAAAGACGGATTTCATAACTATGATGAGATATATGGCAGATAG
- a CDS encoding response regulator, with protein MIKIFVADDEQIVIDSIKFIIEKNIPNAVLVGSARSGREAVEKINEIRPDIVLMDIRMPGINGIEAIKKIKERHSDIIFIIITAYEYFDYAKDAIALGVYDYLLKPLNKNKIIEVIDKAAEIITKQRKSIAEELELKEALNRILPHLESEFVYSHFYGKVDDDNIEFYENIFGMRLGYGYIMIGSVNYVDNVANSIGKQAFYDCFATELKSIVPCLVGPPMLNSIAAYVPVERERNGFEIKNESIEIAERLCSRLDERVNLNYRIGIGRPYGIENFTISYDEADRALKIDEEKISHFDDQDIVFARRDIYPFNKEKLLIDRVIMGDGTGAARLFNEIFDWMALNYRGQESKIAAMLKELFIVLKRAASYYMEADMPYDDGAYGISVNEDIQEIKTSILAWIKTTSQNIKTRKDTALNEIIRRVEDFIAHNYNRDITMDDVAREVNMSYHYFSKFFKEQTGRNFVDYLGSLRIQKAEELLADPSRSIKDVCYSVGYNDPNYFSKLFKKYTGKSPSEYRTSLEREQV; from the coding sequence GTGATAAAGATATTTGTAGCTGATGACGAGCAAATAGTGATAGATTCTATAAAGTTTATAATAGAAAAGAACATACCCAATGCTGTATTGGTAGGAAGTGCGCGTTCGGGGCGCGAAGCCGTTGAAAAAATAAATGAAATAAGGCCGGATATAGTGCTTATGGACATACGCATGCCTGGGATAAACGGCATAGAAGCCATAAAAAAAATTAAGGAGAGGCATAGCGACATAATATTCATTATAATAACGGCATATGAATACTTCGATTATGCTAAAGATGCCATAGCCCTCGGCGTATATGATTATTTGCTTAAACCGCTCAACAAGAACAAAATAATCGAGGTGATAGATAAGGCGGCCGAAATCATAACAAAACAGCGCAAGTCCATAGCGGAGGAGCTGGAGCTTAAAGAGGCATTAAATAGAATATTGCCGCATTTGGAGAGCGAGTTCGTATATTCGCATTTTTACGGAAAGGTTGACGACGATAATATAGAGTTTTACGAGAATATTTTCGGTATGCGACTAGGTTACGGCTATATTATGATAGGCAGCGTAAACTATGTGGACAACGTTGCTAACAGCATTGGCAAACAGGCATTTTACGATTGTTTCGCGACTGAATTGAAATCGATAGTGCCATGCCTTGTAGGTCCCCCCATGCTCAACAGCATAGCCGCGTATGTGCCGGTGGAACGTGAAAGAAACGGCTTTGAAATAAAAAACGAATCTATAGAGATAGCCGAAAGGTTGTGTTCCCGGTTGGATGAAAGGGTAAACTTGAATTACAGAATAGGTATAGGCAGACCTTATGGCATAGAAAATTTTACCATATCATATGATGAAGCGGATAGAGCGCTTAAAATCGATGAGGAAAAGATATCTCATTTTGATGATCAGGATATTGTTTTCGCCAGAAGGGATATTTACCCGTTTAATAAGGAAAAATTATTGATAGACAGGGTTATTATGGGTGACGGCACAGGTGCCGCGCGTTTGTTTAATGAAATATTCGATTGGATGGCATTGAATTACAGGGGGCAAGAAAGCAAGATAGCCGCTATGCTGAAAGAGCTTTTTATTGTGCTGAAAAGGGCGGCTTCGTATTATATGGAGGCTGACATGCCATATGACGATGGTGCATATGGTATTTCTGTCAATGAAGACATACAGGAAATAAAAACGTCTATATTGGCATGGATAAAAACAACCTCACAAAACATAAAAACCCGAAAGGATACGGCGCTTAATGAAATCATACGGCGCGTTGAAGATTTCATAGCACACAACTATAATAGGGATATAACCATGGACGATGTGGCCCGTGAAGTGAATATGAGCTATCATTATTTCAGCAAATTTTTCAAGGAACAAACCGGCCGAAATTTTGTAGATTATCTTGGCAGCTTGAGAATACAAAAGGCCGAAGAATTGCTGGCAGATCCATCGAGAAGCATAAAGGACGTATGCTATAGCGTGGGATACAATGATCCTAATTATTTCAGTAAATTATTCAAAAAATATACCGGTAAAAGCCCTTCGGAATACAGGACTTCTTTGGAAAGGGAGCAGGTATAA
- a CDS encoding sensor histidine kinase — MRGKGIFRMTGIRREIFLYYLIVIIIMSGISVLSYYNARNATDRMSGIFADYMELNDLYSGINSLEAEVEKYLSTRSSDALLSYYTLYNELESKSHEMTADYSYDVESLMMKDIGNMIQNLLIKTDDAINAKRARNSSQYIKSFTEANQIAGYIQSYINELLYNNLDKGAAQYSNIAKNVSYISYLEIFLISGSIALSLFLAVYLTGRITGPLIELSHSAERVSEGDFNVEPLIDITANDEVKVLADAFGRMLASIKEYIKEIKEQAELKTRLKEAELKALQSQINPHFLFNTLNAASQLAMMEGADKSSEFIGKVASLFRYNLRQMDQPVTLKDEIDNVRDYMYILKTRFGDKVDFEIYADEDILDFKVPVTIIQPVVENAFVHGIEDIEGKGFIKIEARYYKPYIYVKVTDNGKGMDRDTVSKILSPDKSGESSSIGLHNVIKRLMLFYDIENVRDVIEICSEEGKGTTVSLKLPAKGDKL; from the coding sequence ATGCGCGGTAAAGGTATATTTAGGATGACCGGTATAAGGAGAGAGATTTTTTTATACTATCTGATCGTGATAATTATAATGAGCGGCATCAGCGTTTTGTCTTATTATAACGCGAGAAACGCCACTGATAGGATGAGCGGTATATTTGCCGATTATATGGAATTAAACGACCTTTATTCCGGCATAAATTCTTTGGAGGCAGAGGTGGAAAAATACCTTTCCACGCGTTCGTCCGATGCGCTTTTAAGCTATTATACCTTATACAATGAACTTGAAAGCAAGTCCCATGAGATGACGGCAGACTACAGTTATGATGTCGAAAGTCTGATGATGAAGGATATAGGCAATATGATTCAGAACCTGTTGATAAAGACCGATGATGCGATTAACGCAAAGCGTGCCAGAAACAGCAGCCAGTATATAAAGAGTTTTACCGAAGCAAACCAAATAGCCGGGTATATCCAATCGTATATAAATGAGCTGCTGTACAATAATCTGGACAAGGGAGCCGCACAGTACAGCAACATAGCCAAAAATGTATCTTATATAAGCTATTTGGAGATATTTCTGATATCGGGTTCAATAGCATTGAGCCTGTTTCTCGCTGTGTATCTGACCGGTAGAATAACAGGGCCTCTGATAGAGCTTTCTCATTCCGCGGAAAGGGTAAGCGAAGGCGACTTCAATGTAGAACCCTTAATTGATATAACGGCTAACGACGAAGTAAAAGTACTTGCGGATGCTTTCGGCAGAATGTTGGCCAGCATAAAAGAGTATATAAAAGAAATAAAAGAACAGGCTGAATTAAAAACACGGCTAAAAGAAGCGGAATTGAAGGCTCTTCAATCCCAGATAAACCCTCATTTCCTGTTCAATACATTAAATGCGGCATCACAGCTGGCTATGATGGAAGGCGCTGATAAATCATCCGAATTCATAGGAAAAGTGGCATCGTTGTTCCGCTATAACTTGCGTCAAATGGATCAGCCTGTTACTTTGAAGGATGAGATCGATAATGTCAGGGACTATATGTATATACTTAAAACAAGGTTTGGCGACAAGGTGGACTTTGAAATATATGCCGATGAAGATATATTAGATTTTAAAGTACCGGTTACCATAATACAACCCGTGGTGGAAAACGCATTTGTTCACGGTATAGAGGATATAGAAGGTAAGGGATTTATAAAAATTGAAGCGAGGTATTATAAACCTTATATTTATGTAAAGGTAACTGATAACGGCAAGGGCATGGATAGGGATACAGTAAGCAAAATACTTTCGCCGGATAAAAGCGGTGAGAGTTCGAGTATAGGATTGCATAATGTTATAAAGCGGCTTATGCTGTTTTATGATATCGAGAACGTGCGCGATGTTATAGAGATATGCAGCGAGGAGGGCAAAGGGACTACCGTAAGCCTGAAGCTGCCTGCGAAAGGAGATAAGCTGTGA